Proteins encoded together in one Anaerococcus murdochii window:
- the rpoB gene encoding DNA-directed RNA polymerase subunit beta — protein sequence MAQYHKKLYGKTERMSFSKFPEVLDLPNLLKVQKDSYEWFINEGLGEILEDISPIEDYNGKLSLEFTGYEFDEEPKYSLKEAKYKDLTYARDLKVMAILFNKETGEIKRQEVFMGDFPMMTDSATFVINGAERVIVSQLVRSPGVYYAEETDKSGDKQYSSTVIPNRGAWIEFDTDASHTVNVRLDRTRKLPATTLVRALLFDTDEEIIKALGDTKHLRNTLEKENSENSEEALIEIYRKLKPGDPASLESATTLINNLLFDDRRYDLARVGRYKYNLKLALAPRIAGEVAAEDVVDTETGEIFVKAGDLISEEVALEIENSGIVSVDIRKLNSDGEEVVLKIVGNNFVDIHAFDRLEGLDIDFDDFSEKVYYPVMTEIIEEAENDEELVKMMQRRKKELSPKHITKSDILAVVNYQFNLFEGVGETDDIDHLGNRRVRGVGELLQNQFRVGLARMERVVRERMTTQDPDIATPQGLINIKPVTAVIKEFFGSSQLSQFMDQTNPMSELTHKRRLSALGPGGLSRDRAGVEVRDVHDSHYGRICPIETPEGPNIGLITSLTTYARVNKYGFIETPYRVVKEGGLVTDEIDYLTADVEDNFIIAQANEPLDENNRFVNERVSGRGYRGENDIYPRDSVQYMDVSPQQIVSVGASLIPFLENDDSTRALMGANMQRQAVPLIKSAAPIVATGIEHRAAKDSGVCVVSKTDGKVVYVSADKIKVKPKNGDVITYDLLKFERANQGTTINQRPIVKLDDEVKEGQVLADGPSTDNGELALGKNILIAFTTWEGYNFEDAMLLNEELVINDVLTSVHIEEHECEARETKLGAEEITKDIPNVGDDMKKDLDENGVIRIGAEVTSGDILVGKVSPKGETELSPEERLLRAIFGEKAREVRDTSLKVPHGEKGIVVDVKEYNKKDGDELSPGVNKVIRVYVATKRKIMVGDKMCGRHGNKGVVSRILPREDMPFLPDGTPIQICLNPLGIPSRMNLGQVLEVHMGLAARTLGWKIATPVFDGAMDTEIEEVLEEAKKIAPYVNKTGKIKLRDGRTGLEFENPVTVGVMYMLKLHHMVEEKIHARSIGPYSLVTQQPLGGKAQFGGQRFGEMEVWALEAYGASHTLQEILTVKSDDVTGRVKTYESIVKGENIPEPGTPESFKVLVKELQSLALDVELLDESGDVVELKENIDEQDRFSQVEKIDASKIRNQSKLLAKANAPQEETEAEEEASEA from the coding sequence ATGGCCCAATATCATAAAAAGTTATATGGGAAAACAGAGAGAATGTCATTCTCAAAGTTTCCTGAAGTCTTGGATTTACCAAATTTATTAAAAGTTCAAAAAGACTCATATGAGTGGTTTATAAATGAAGGTCTGGGAGAAATCTTAGAAGACATTTCCCCAATAGAAGACTACAATGGCAAACTAAGCCTAGAATTTACAGGTTATGAGTTTGACGAAGAACCAAAATATAGCCTAAAAGAAGCTAAATACAAAGACCTAACCTATGCTAGAGACCTAAAGGTTATGGCTATTTTATTTAATAAAGAAACTGGTGAGATCAAAAGACAAGAAGTTTTCATGGGTGATTTCCCAATGATGACTGATTCTGCAACCTTTGTTATAAATGGTGCAGAAAGAGTAATAGTAAGCCAGTTAGTCAGATCTCCAGGTGTTTACTATGCAGAAGAAACAGACAAGAGCGGGGATAAGCAATATTCATCTACAGTTATTCCTAACAGGGGAGCTTGGATTGAATTTGACACAGACGCTAGCCACACTGTAAACGTAAGGCTTGATAGGACTAGAAAGCTACCTGCTACTACCCTTGTGCGTGCCCTTTTGTTTGATACAGATGAAGAAATTATAAAGGCCCTTGGTGATACCAAGCACTTAAGAAATACCCTTGAAAAGGAAAATTCTGAAAATAGTGAAGAAGCCCTAATAGAAATATACAGAAAATTAAAACCAGGTGACCCTGCTTCACTTGAGTCAGCTACTACCCTTATTAATAACCTACTTTTTGATGATAGAAGGTATGATTTAGCAAGAGTTGGTAGATACAAATACAACCTAAAACTTGCCCTTGCCCCAAGAATTGCAGGCGAAGTGGCAGCAGAAGATGTTGTCGATACAGAAACAGGTGAAATCTTTGTAAAAGCTGGAGACCTAATTAGCGAAGAAGTTGCCCTTGAGATTGAAAACTCAGGTATTGTTTCAGTTGATATTAGAAAATTAAATTCAGATGGCGAAGAAGTTGTCCTAAAAATCGTGGGTAATAATTTCGTTGATATTCACGCCTTTGATAGACTTGAAGGCCTTGATATAGATTTCGATGACTTTAGCGAAAAAGTTTACTACCCAGTAATGACTGAAATCATTGAAGAAGCTGAAAATGACGAAGAATTAGTAAAGATGATGCAAAGAAGAAAGAAAGAACTTTCTCCAAAGCACATCACAAAATCAGATATACTCGCAGTTGTAAACTACCAATTTAACCTCTTTGAAGGTGTTGGTGAAACTGATGATATTGACCACTTAGGAAACCGTCGTGTAAGAGGTGTTGGAGAATTACTTCAAAACCAATTTAGGGTAGGCCTAGCTAGGATGGAAAGAGTTGTTCGTGAAAGAATGACCACCCAAGATCCTGATATAGCAACCCCACAAGGCCTAATCAATATCAAGCCAGTTACAGCTGTTATTAAGGAATTCTTTGGTTCATCCCAATTATCACAGTTCATGGACCAAACTAACCCAATGAGTGAATTAACCCACAAGAGGAGACTTTCAGCCCTAGGCCCAGGCGGTCTTTCAAGAGATAGGGCAGGCGTTGAAGTAAGGGACGTTCACGATTCTCACTACGGAAGAATTTGTCCAATAGAGACTCCAGAAGGACCAAACATCGGTCTTATCACATCTCTAACAACCTATGCAAGAGTTAATAAATACGGCTTTATCGAAACCCCATACAGGGTTGTTAAGGAAGGCGGTCTGGTAACAGACGAAATCGACTACCTAACAGCAGACGTTGAAGATAACTTCATCATTGCCCAAGCCAACGAACCATTAGATGAGAACAACAGATTTGTAAATGAGAGAGTTTCTGGTCGTGGTTACAGGGGTGAAAATGATATTTATCCAAGAGATTCTGTTCAATACATGGACGTTTCTCCACAGCAGATCGTATCTGTAGGAGCATCATTAATCCCATTCTTAGAAAACGACGACTCAACCCGTGCCCTTATGGGTGCCAACATGCAACGTCAGGCAGTGCCACTTATAAAATCTGCTGCACCTATTGTAGCAACAGGTATTGAGCACAGGGCTGCTAAGGATTCCGGTGTATGTGTTGTTTCAAAAACAGACGGAAAAGTAGTTTACGTTTCAGCTGATAAGATTAAAGTAAAACCAAAAAACGGCGACGTTATTACTTACGATCTTCTTAAATTTGAAAGAGCCAACCAAGGTACAACAATAAACCAAAGACCAATTGTAAAATTGGATGATGAAGTTAAAGAAGGCCAAGTCCTTGCAGATGGACCATCTACTGACAATGGCGAACTTGCCCTTGGTAAAAATATCCTTATTGCATTTACAACTTGGGAAGGCTACAACTTCGAGGACGCTATGCTCCTTAACGAAGAGCTAGTAATTAACGATGTTTTAACATCAGTTCACATCGAAGAACACGAATGTGAAGCCAGAGAAACCAAGCTTGGTGCAGAAGAAATTACCAAAGATATACCAAATGTCGGCGACGATATGAAAAAAGACCTCGACGAAAATGGTGTTATCAGAATTGGTGCTGAAGTAACAAGCGGTGACATCCTTGTTGGTAAGGTATCTCCAAAGGGAGAAACTGAACTATCTCCAGAAGAAAGACTTCTACGTGCAATTTTCGGTGAAAAAGCTAGAGAAGTTAGAGATACATCACTAAAAGTTCCTCACGGTGAAAAGGGAATCGTAGTTGATGTTAAGGAATATAACAAAAAAGACGGAGACGAACTATCTCCAGGTGTAAATAAAGTAATCAGAGTTTATGTAGCTACCAAGAGAAAAATCATGGTAGGAGATAAGATGTGTGGTCGTCACGGTAACAAGGGTGTCGTTTCAAGGATTTTACCAAGAGAAGACATGCCATTTTTACCAGACGGAACACCTATCCAAATCTGCCTAAACCCACTAGGTATCCCATCTCGTATGAACTTAGGTCAGGTACTTGAAGTTCACATGGGTCTTGCAGCGAGAACACTTGGCTGGAAGATAGCAACACCAGTATTTGATGGTGCTATGGATACAGAAATCGAAGAAGTATTAGAAGAAGCAAAGAAAATCGCTCCTTACGTTAATAAAACAGGTAAGATTAAGCTTCGTGACGGAAGAACTGGACTAGAGTTTGAGAACCCAGTAACAGTCGGCGTTATGTACATGCTTAAGCTTCACCACATGGTAGAAGAAAAAATCCACGCTAGGTCAATCGGACCATACTCACTTGTAACCCAACAACCACTTGGTGGTAAGGCCCAATTCGGTGGCCAGAGGTTTGGTGAGATGGAGGTTTGGGCACTTGAAGCCTATGGTGCAAGCCACACCCTCCAAGAGATCCTAACTGTAAAATCCGATGACGTTACAGGAAGAGTTAAGACCTACGAATCAATAGTTAAGGGAGAAAATATCCCAGAGCCAGGTACACCAGAATCATTCAAAGTTTTAGTAAAAGAGCTTCAATCACTAGCCCTTGACGTAGAACTATTAGATGAAAGTGGAGATGTAGTTGAGCTTAAGGAAAATATTGACGAACAAGATAGGTTCTCCCAAGTAGAAAAGATAGATGCGTCTAAGATTAGAAACCAAAGCAAACTCTTAGCTAAGGCTAATGCCCCTCAGGAAGAAACAGAGGCAGAAGAAGAAGCTAGCGAAGCTTAG
- a CDS encoding response regulator transcription factor, which produces MKIIILDDHKIFGESLQNLLLESDDINICDFVSDIEGFYKKIETDPYDICILDINLDKNSGFDVLKELSARKAKLKTIILSSYTNPIYKKKALDLGAAGYISKSIDSKSLIEKICQINNGLCTGDENIIENPLTKREEEVLKALLTGETNTQIAKDLFISERTLYHHIENIYEKLGVENKVELYGKALELGYIDDF; this is translated from the coding sequence ATGAAGATAATAATTTTAGACGATCATAAAATTTTTGGCGAAAGCCTTCAAAACCTTCTTTTAGAAAGCGATGATATTAATATTTGTGATTTTGTAAGCGATATAGAAGGATTTTATAAAAAAATAGAAACAGATCCCTATGACATCTGTATTTTGGATATTAATCTTGATAAGAATTCGGGTTTTGATGTCCTAAAAGAATTATCAGCAAGAAAAGCAAAATTAAAAACAATAATTTTATCCTCCTACACAAACCCAATCTACAAGAAAAAAGCCCTAGACCTTGGAGCTGCAGGATATATATCAAAGTCCATAGATTCTAAAAGCTTAATCGAAAAAATTTGCCAAATCAATAATGGCTTGTGCACTGGTGATGAAAACATAATCGAAAATCCCCTAACAAAAAGGGAAGAAGAAGTCCTAAAAGCACTATTAACAGGCGAGACAAACACCCAAATAGCCAAAGACCTATTCATAAGCGAACGAACCTTATACCATCATATAGAAAATATTTATGAAAAATTAGGTGTAGAAAATAAGGTGGAATTATATGGAAAAGCTTTAGAATTGGGCTATATCGATGATTTCTAG
- a CDS encoding sensor histidine kinase: MKTREKGLITYILLTSILGALTMLSIPYAMAKESYLYYGYVVVFLTCTIISGMILKRYQKTVKYFDLGEYLTSQQEEFARIIHDEIIQDLYGIRNNLNLKTPDLEKAKAIAENLENKSRSIMTYYRESLISDMSLKENVESIFYDVEALYPGKNFDLSIDISESIKERNPQSLRTILIITKELINNIYKHSKGSKITYKMDLEGGDIVLRVTSDGAEYLDYRNILESRGGVLFMKFLLDSFGGDIKYYYKDGILKTQVRVGID; the protein is encoded by the coding sequence ATGAAAACAAGAGAAAAGGGGTTAATAACCTATATTTTATTGACATCTATCTTAGGAGCTCTAACAATGCTATCTATCCCATATGCAATGGCTAAGGAATCTTACCTTTATTATGGTTATGTGGTGGTTTTCTTAACTTGCACAATCATTTCAGGCATGATCTTAAAAAGATACCAGAAAACAGTCAAATATTTTGATCTGGGGGAATATTTAACTAGCCAGCAAGAAGAATTTGCAAGGATAATTCACGATGAAATCATCCAAGACCTTTATGGGATAAGGAATAATTTGAACCTAAAAACTCCAGACCTTGAAAAGGCTAAGGCAATCGCAGAAAATTTGGAAAATAAATCCAGGTCCATAATGACCTATTATAGGGAAAGTCTGATTTCTGATATGAGCCTTAAGGAAAATGTTGAAAGTATTTTCTATGACGTGGAGGCTCTTTACCCAGGCAAAAATTTTGATCTTTCTATTGATATTTCTGAAAGCATTAAGGAACGAAATCCTCAAAGTCTAAGAACTATTCTAATAATTACAAAAGAGCTAATCAACAATATCTACAAACATTCCAAGGGTTCTAAAATAACCTATAAGATGGACTTGGAAGGGGGAGATATTGTATTAAGGGTTACAAGTGATGGGGCGGAATATTTAGATTATAGAAATATTTTAGAATCTAGGGGTGGAGTCTTGTTTATGAAATTTTTGCTAGATTCTTTTGGCGGAGATATAAAATATTACTATAAGGACGGAATATTGAAAACTCAAGTAAGGGTAGGGATTGATTAA
- the rpoC gene encoding DNA-directed RNA polymerase subunit beta' has product MSELNQFYGMRMKVASPERIRSWSHGEVKKPETINYRTLKPEKDGLFCEKIFGPTKDYECSCGKYKRMRYKGVVCEKCGVEVTKSKVRRERMGHIELAAPVSHIWFFKGIPSKMGLLLDMSPRVLEKILYFASYVVINPGSTDLAVKQEISETEYQDILEEYPDDTEFKAAMGAEAVKELLQNIDLEKEYQLLLKELDESSNQKKVRVSRRLEVVDAFLTSGNKPEWMILDVLPVMPPELRPMVQLEGGRFATSDLNDLYRRVINRNNRLKRLLDIGAPEIIVRNEKRMLQEAVDALIDNGRRGRAVTGASNRNMKSLSDLLKGKSGRFRQNLLGKRVDYSGRSVIVVGPDLKFNQCGLPQEMALELFKPFIMNKVVEKEMAHNLKTAKKMVEKKDPRVYEVLEEVIKDHPVLLNRAPTLHRLGIQAFEPILVEGKAIKLHPLACNAFNADFDGDQMAIHLPLSNEAQIEARLLMMSTNNILGLKDGKPITTPSQDMVLGAYYLTTIKEGAKGEGMVFESTNEMKKALVAGIVEYQSKIGVRVKKDDMDPGKIVHSTVGRFIYNEGLPQDLGYVNRKEDPYSLEVDTLIDSGMLKEIIDKCFRKHGNIKTAEVLDYIKQTGYKYSTLSGLTVSMDDVKIPAEKWNLIAEADAAVDKYDKLYRRGLITDQERYEKVIEIWQDTTNKVTDALLADLKDDNNIKIFADSGARGSTNQIRQLGAMRGLMSQADGKIIEIPIKANFREGLSVQEYFISTHGSRKGLTDTALRTADSGYLTRRMVDISQDVIVTEDDCHSDGFVIAHEFKDGNELIEDLRTRIVGRTSFEDIKDESGEIIVHKDEVIDEDLADKIVGAGIKEVKLRSVLECKAKQGVCAKCYGRNLATGKHVNMGEAVGIIAAQSIGEPGTQLTMRTFHSGGIAGVGITQGLPRVEELFEARKPKGLAFIAANSGTVSLIQNDKKTDVEITNADGTSQKYNIPFGSRILVKDGEEVQIGAQLTEGSLDPHDVLDVLGKVGVQDYITKEVQKVYRQQGVEIDDRHIEVIARQMLKKVKILESGDTEFLPESLQDRREVDIVNDKMKEAGKKPAIYEQELLGITKASLATDSWLSAASFQETTRVLTDASIKGKVDDLRGLKENIIIGKLIPAGTGLKYYNDVEIDYETKELEDEQIKANLELIEAEEETEEV; this is encoded by the coding sequence ATGAGCGAATTAAATCAATTTTATGGGATGAGGATGAAAGTTGCATCCCCAGAAAGAATAAGAAGCTGGTCTCATGGCGAGGTTAAAAAACCTGAAACTATAAACTATAGGACCCTTAAACCTGAGAAAGACGGCCTTTTCTGCGAAAAGATTTTCGGCCCAACCAAGGATTACGAATGTTCTTGTGGTAAATACAAGAGAATGAGATATAAGGGTGTCGTTTGTGAAAAGTGTGGGGTTGAAGTAACCAAGTCTAAGGTCAGACGTGAGAGAATGGGCCACATCGAGCTTGCAGCTCCAGTTTCTCACATTTGGTTCTTTAAGGGAATTCCATCAAAGATGGGACTCTTACTTGACATGAGCCCAAGAGTGTTGGAAAAAATCCTCTACTTTGCATCATACGTAGTAATAAATCCAGGTTCTACAGACCTTGCAGTTAAGCAAGAAATCTCAGAAACTGAATACCAAGATATATTAGAAGAATATCCAGATGACACAGAATTTAAGGCAGCCATGGGTGCTGAAGCTGTCAAGGAGCTTCTTCAAAACATTGACCTTGAAAAGGAATACCAACTACTATTAAAAGAACTTGACGAATCTTCAAACCAAAAGAAGGTTAGAGTTTCAAGACGTCTTGAAGTAGTAGATGCCTTTTTAACAAGCGGAAATAAACCAGAATGGATGATCCTAGATGTTCTTCCAGTTATGCCACCTGAGCTTAGACCAATGGTCCAACTAGAAGGTGGTAGGTTTGCAACCTCCGACCTAAACGACCTATACAGAAGAGTTATAAACAGAAATAACAGACTAAAAAGACTTCTTGATATAGGTGCACCAGAAATTATCGTTAGAAATGAAAAGAGAATGCTCCAAGAAGCAGTTGACGCCCTAATCGACAACGGTCGTAGGGGCAGGGCTGTAACTGGCGCTTCTAATAGAAATATGAAGTCCCTATCAGACCTTCTTAAAGGTAAATCTGGTAGGTTTAGACAAAACCTTCTTGGTAAGAGAGTTGACTACTCAGGCCGTTCTGTAATCGTAGTTGGTCCAGACCTTAAATTTAACCAATGCGGTCTGCCACAAGAGATGGCCCTTGAGTTATTTAAGCCATTTATCATGAACAAGGTTGTTGAAAAAGAAATGGCTCACAACCTTAAAACTGCCAAGAAAATGGTAGAGAAAAAAGACCCAAGAGTTTATGAAGTCCTAGAAGAAGTCATCAAGGACCACCCAGTTTTACTAAACCGTGCTCCGACTCTTCACAGGCTTGGTATCCAAGCTTTTGAGCCAATCCTTGTAGAAGGAAAGGCAATTAAGCTTCACCCATTAGCTTGTAACGCCTTCAACGCCGACTTCGATGGTGACCAGATGGCTATCCACTTACCACTATCAAACGAAGCTCAAATTGAAGCAAGACTTCTAATGATGTCAACCAACAATATTCTTGGTCTTAAGGACGGTAAGCCTATTACCACACCTTCACAGGATATGGTGCTAGGTGCTTATTACCTAACAACAATCAAGGAAGGCGCCAAGGGCGAGGGTATGGTTTTCGAATCAACCAACGAAATGAAAAAAGCCCTAGTTGCGGGCATCGTTGAATACCAATCAAAAATTGGTGTTAGAGTAAAAAAAGACGATATGGATCCAGGTAAGATTGTCCATTCAACAGTTGGTAGGTTCATCTACAACGAAGGCCTTCCACAAGATTTGGGCTATGTAAATAGAAAAGAAGATCCATATTCACTTGAAGTTGATACCCTAATCGACTCAGGTATGCTAAAAGAAATTATCGATAAGTGTTTTAGAAAACATGGCAATATCAAGACTGCAGAAGTCCTAGATTACATCAAACAAACAGGATATAAATACTCAACCCTATCAGGTCTAACAGTTTCTATGGATGACGTAAAGATTCCAGCAGAAAAATGGAACCTAATAGCTGAGGCAGATGCTGCAGTTGATAAATACGATAAACTTTACAGACGTGGTCTAATAACTGACCAAGAAAGATACGAAAAAGTAATCGAAATCTGGCAAGATACCACAAATAAGGTAACAGATGCCCTTCTTGCAGACCTTAAAGATGATAACAACATCAAGATCTTTGCGGACTCTGGTGCCCGTGGTTCTACAAACCAGATTAGACAGCTAGGCGCTATGCGTGGACTTATGAGTCAGGCCGATGGTAAGATTATTGAAATTCCAATCAAGGCTAACTTTAGAGAGGGTCTTTCTGTACAAGAATACTTTATCTCAACCCACGGTTCTCGTAAGGGTCTAACAGATACAGCCCTAAGAACTGCCGACTCAGGTTACCTAACACGTAGGATGGTAGATATTTCCCAAGACGTTATCGTTACAGAAGATGACTGCCATTCAGATGGTTTTGTAATTGCCCACGAATTTAAAGACGGCAACGAATTAATCGAAGACTTAAGAACAAGGATTGTTGGCCGTACATCTTTTGAAGATATCAAAGATGAATCGGGAGAAATCATTGTTCACAAAGACGAAGTAATAGATGAAGATTTGGCTGATAAGATTGTAGGAGCTGGCATTAAGGAAGTAAAACTAAGGTCAGTTCTAGAATGTAAGGCTAAACAAGGTGTTTGTGCGAAATGTTACGGTAGGAACCTTGCAACAGGCAAGCACGTAAACATGGGAGAAGCAGTTGGTATCATCGCTGCCCAATCAATCGGTGAGCCGGGTACCCAGCTAACCATGAGAACCTTCCACTCCGGTGGTATCGCAGGCGTTGGAATTACCCAAGGTCTTCCAAGGGTTGAGGAGCTTTTTGAAGCTCGTAAACCAAAGGGTCTTGCCTTCATCGCAGCCAATTCAGGAACAGTTTCACTAATCCAAAACGATAAGAAAACTGACGTTGAAATCACAAATGCTGATGGAACATCCCAAAAATACAACATTCCATTTGGTTCAAGAATCTTAGTTAAAGACGGCGAAGAAGTTCAAATCGGAGCCCAACTAACAGAAGGTTCCCTAGATCCACACGACGTCCTTGACGTATTAGGCAAGGTTGGAGTTCAAGATTACATCACCAAGGAAGTCCAAAAAGTATATAGGCAACAAGGTGTTGAAATCGACGACAGGCACATAGAAGTAATTGCTCGTCAGATGCTAAAGAAAGTTAAAATCCTTGAATCAGGCGACACAGAATTCTTGCCAGAAAGCTTGCAAGATAGGCGTGAAGTTGATATCGTAAATGATAAAATGAAAGAAGCTGGCAAAAAGCCTGCCATCTACGAACAAGAACTCCTTGGAATCACCAAGGCATCTCTTGCGACAGATTCATGGCTATCAGCAGCATCTTTCCAAGAAACAACAAGAGTTCTAACAGATGCTTCGATTAAGGGCAAGGTAGACGACCTAAGAGGTCTAAAGGAAAATATCATCATCGGTAAGCTAATCCCAGCAGGAACTGGTCTAAAATACTACAACGACGTAGAAATAGACTATGAAACCAAAGAATTAGAAGACGAACAGATAAAAGCCAACCTTGAATTAATAGAAGCAGAAGAAGAAACTGAAGAAGTATAA
- a CDS encoding fructose-1,6-bisphosphatase translates to MDKTYQSIIKSLYPDKNAIKDELILLNAQQRLPKGTEYFFSDIHGESDAFLHLLRSASGNIRDKIQKLFGDTLEKKDQDALAQLIYDPDLVYKSLKTEDKISKDYLTITIHRLINLLKFVSTKYPKDYVKRKFPQKYSLILDELLYTNDAEYNKKAYYESLVTNIVKYDVAFDFIKVICTLIQRISVDKLHIVGDIYDRGPSPHIIMDELLTFPSVDFQWGNHDIAWMGACAGNTALIAACVADAIKYNNFDMLEDGYGINLRVLFEFAMETYGDDPCACFAPRIYDDNIYDNITTDAAAKMYKAISIIRFKLDYALIERNPDMGMEDRNSLKFIDFKTMTYKGAKLKDTNFPTIDPKNPAKLTKEEKTVINILKQDFMKNDKLNKHMDFLYKNGAMYKVENGSLLFHGCIPLTSDGDFQEVELEGVTYKGKGLMDYFDKVARDAYYTNSLKAKDMMWYLISGRYSPIFGKSQYSYFENIFIDDKKLRKEYPNPYYDLCEKEEIVDKILDEFKVEGKRRRIVNGHVPVITEAGESPIKAGGKLYVIDGGISKPYQAKTGIAGYTLVFNSHHVALAEHKSYESITNKVSSYTPNIKEVEIMNPRMLRRDTDKGRAKEKKIKILEELLDLYDERDDW, encoded by the coding sequence ATGGACAAAACTTACCAAAGCATAATCAAAAGCCTCTACCCAGACAAAAATGCAATCAAGGACGAACTCATCCTCCTAAATGCCCAGCAAAGACTCCCTAAGGGCACAGAATATTTCTTTTCTGATATACATGGGGAAAGCGATGCCTTTTTGCATTTACTAAGGTCTGCTTCAGGTAATATTAGGGATAAAATCCAAAAACTCTTTGGTGACACCCTTGAAAAAAAGGACCAAGACGCCCTAGCCCAGCTAATATATGACCCAGACCTGGTTTATAAATCCCTAAAGACAGAAGATAAAATTTCCAAAGATTACCTAACAATTACCATCCACAGGTTAATAAACCTCCTCAAGTTCGTTTCAACCAAGTATCCAAAGGACTATGTCAAAAGGAAATTCCCACAAAAATACAGCCTAATCCTAGACGAGCTTCTATACACCAACGATGCCGAATACAACAAGAAGGCCTACTACGAATCCCTTGTTACAAATATTGTCAAATACGATGTTGCCTTCGATTTTATCAAGGTAATTTGCACACTTATCCAAAGAATATCTGTCGACAAACTCCACATAGTTGGCGACATCTACGACAGGGGCCCATCTCCACATATTATTATGGATGAGCTGTTGACCTTCCCAAGTGTTGACTTCCAATGGGGCAACCACGACATTGCCTGGATGGGAGCTTGCGCAGGTAATACAGCCTTAATCGCAGCCTGTGTCGCAGATGCTATCAAATATAACAACTTCGATATGCTCGAAGACGGCTATGGCATCAACCTCAGAGTCCTTTTTGAATTTGCCATGGAAACCTATGGCGATGATCCTTGCGCATGTTTTGCCCCAAGGATTTACGATGACAACATCTACGACAACATCACAACCGACGCTGCCGCCAAGATGTACAAGGCCATTTCCATAATTAGGTTTAAGCTTGACTACGCCCTAATTGAGAGAAATCCTGACATGGGCATGGAAGATAGAAACTCCCTAAAGTTCATAGATTTTAAAACCATGACCTACAAGGGTGCCAAACTTAAGGATACAAACTTCCCTACCATAGACCCAAAAAATCCTGCAAAACTCACTAAAGAAGAAAAAACCGTAATAAACATCCTAAAACAGGACTTTATGAAAAACGACAAACTCAACAAGCACATGGATTTTCTTTACAAAAACGGAGCCATGTACAAGGTTGAAAATGGGTCCCTCCTCTTCCACGGTTGTATTCCACTCACTTCTGATGGTGACTTCCAGGAAGTTGAGCTTGAAGGTGTAACCTACAAGGGCAAGGGCCTCATGGATTATTTTGACAAAGTCGCAAGGGACGCTTATTACACAAACAGCCTTAAGGCCAAGGATATGATGTGGTACTTGATAAGCGGCAGATATTCACCAATTTTTGGCAAGAGCCAGTATTCTTATTTTGAAAATATCTTTATAGATGATAAAAAATTAAGAAAAGAATATCCAAATCCTTACTACGATCTTTGTGAAAAAGAAGAAATCGTAGATAAAATTCTCGACGAATTTAAGGTCGAAGGCAAAAGACGTAGGATCGTAAACGGCCACGTGCCAGTAATTACAGAAGCAGGAGAAAGTCCAATCAAGGCAGGCGGCAAACTCTACGTCATAGACGGCGGCATCTCCAAACCTTATCAGGCAAAAACCGGCATCGCTGGCTACACCCTTGTATTTAATTCTCACCACGTTGCTCTCGCCGAACACAAATCCTATGAATCAATCACAAACAAGGTTTCATCCTACACCCCAAATATCAAGGAAGTAGAAATAATGAACCCAAGGATGCTAAGACGCGACACCGACAAAGGAAGAGCCAAAGAAAAGAAAATAAAAATCCTAGAAGAACTCCTAGACCTTTATGACGAAAGAGACGATTGGTAA